A section of the Petrimonas sulfuriphila genome encodes:
- a CDS encoding LEA type 2 family protein, with translation MKKTVLIILLIFSLSSCDVLNQIGGAIQLSQCEYTYNSVADIQLAGINLGNGSTISLSNFASISSILTGGNLQTIPFSMTLNMDVKNPNQAAAFLNALEYAIEINEMEFTTGKMDVPLRVEPGQTAVLPLSIGVDLKNLINRYSRDRVAREMSGFLGLSSDETKVTVKLWPKLMVGNRPVKVPAPIPVVFTFGGSNP, from the coding sequence ATGAAAAAAACAGTGCTTATTATACTGCTGATTTTCTCGTTATCAAGCTGTGACGTGCTTAATCAGATTGGCGGAGCCATTCAGTTATCGCAGTGTGAATACACGTATAACTCCGTCGCCGATATACAGTTGGCCGGAATAAACCTGGGGAATGGTTCAACCATCTCACTTTCTAACTTTGCTTCCATTTCGAGTATCCTGACCGGAGGAAATTTACAAACCATCCCTTTCAGCATGACCCTCAACATGGATGTAAAAAATCCCAATCAGGCGGCCGCATTTCTAAATGCACTCGAGTATGCCATTGAAATCAATGAAATGGAGTTCACAACCGGGAAAATGGATGTTCCTCTTCGCGTTGAACCCGGACAAACAGCCGTGTTGCCCTTATCCATCGGGGTGGATCTAAAAAACCTGATAAACAGGTATTCCCGCGATCGTGTCGCCCGTGAGATGAGTGGCTTTTTAGGTTTGTCGTCCGATGAAACAAAGGTGACGGTGAAACTTTGGCCTAAGCTTATGGTGGGAAACAGACCCGTCAAAGTTCCGGCACCCATACCGGTTGTTTTTACTTTTGGGGGAAGTAATCCGTGA
- the udk gene encoding uridine kinase, which produces MFIIGIAGGSGSGKTTLVNSILERVPYDQISLLTQDSYYKDSSHLPIEQRRVLNFDHPDSIEWELMRGDIQKLKSGQEIDSPTYSYLTCTRQPETIRIKPNKILLIEGILILTQPELCDEMDMRIYLEVESDYRLSRIIERDMESRGRTAQEVIKRYYQTVRPMHEEFIKPSRERADMLVMGGGLNTKAADFISSAILGKLLAK; this is translated from the coding sequence ATGTTCATTATTGGTATTGCCGGGGGTTCCGGCTCGGGAAAAACCACTTTGGTTAACTCCATCCTCGAAAGAGTTCCTTACGACCAGATTTCACTGCTCACGCAGGATTCGTACTATAAAGACAGCAGCCATTTGCCCATTGAGCAACGTCGGGTGCTGAATTTCGACCATCCCGACTCCATTGAATGGGAGCTGATGCGGGGCGATATCCAAAAACTGAAATCGGGACAGGAGATAGATTCCCCCACCTACTCCTACCTTACCTGTACCCGCCAGCCCGAAACGATCCGCATAAAACCCAATAAGATACTGCTGATTGAGGGAATCCTGATTCTCACGCAACCCGAACTCTGCGACGAAATGGATATGCGTATTTACCTGGAGGTAGAGTCGGACTACCGGCTTTCGCGCATTATCGAACGCGACATGGAGTCGCGCGGAAGAACAGCTCAGGAGGTAATAAAACGTTACTATCAAACGGTGCGGCCCATGCACGAGGAGTTCATAAAACCATCGCGGGAACGTGCCGATATGCTGGTGATGGGCGGAGGGTTGAATACAAAAGCGGCAGATTTTATCTCTTCGGCCATTTTGGGAAAGCTACTGGCAAAATAA
- a CDS encoding NAD-dependent epimerase/dehydratase family protein, with the protein MKVLVTGAAGFIGYHVVKKLLTQDLEVVGLDNINGYYDVGLKFARLADSGIPKEKIKKGQCVQSHKFPAYRFIQLDLTDREDVFLLFRNERFTHVINLAAQAGVRYSLENPLSYIHSNIVGFTNLLEACRTSSIRHLVYASSSSVYGEDTPVPYKESARTDHPVSLYAATKKSNELLAYTYSRLYKLPVTGIRFFTVYGPWGRPDMAPWLFMSAISKGMPIKVFNKGEMQRDFTYIDDVVEGVMKIIPSPPQTGIPSMVYNMGCSSPLQLMDFIGIIEKTTGKKAIVEMADMQPGDVVSTFADTSLLEADFGYKPSTPVETGIRKLFEWFSDYEAKRPR; encoded by the coding sequence ATGAAAGTATTGGTCACCGGTGCTGCCGGATTTATTGGTTACCACGTTGTCAAAAAACTGCTTACTCAAGATCTAGAGGTGGTTGGGCTCGACAACATCAACGGTTATTACGATGTAGGATTAAAGTTTGCCCGCCTGGCAGATTCAGGCATTCCGAAAGAAAAAATAAAAAAAGGCCAATGTGTACAAAGCCATAAATTTCCGGCCTATCGTTTTATCCAACTCGATCTAACCGACCGGGAAGATGTTTTTTTACTTTTTAGAAATGAAAGATTTACTCATGTGATCAATCTCGCCGCACAGGCGGGTGTCAGGTATTCGCTCGAAAATCCGTTGTCTTACATTCACTCAAATATTGTCGGTTTTACCAACTTGCTTGAGGCTTGCCGCACATCGTCCATACGGCATCTTGTGTATGCCAGCTCAAGCAGCGTGTATGGTGAAGATACGCCCGTCCCCTACAAGGAGTCTGCCCGGACCGATCATCCGGTAAGCTTATATGCCGCAACTAAGAAATCCAATGAGTTGTTGGCGTATACTTACAGCCGGTTGTATAAACTGCCGGTAACCGGCATCCGTTTTTTTACCGTTTACGGGCCGTGGGGCCGTCCCGACATGGCACCCTGGCTGTTCATGTCTGCTATATCGAAAGGTATGCCCATAAAAGTATTCAATAAAGGGGAGATGCAGCGTGATTTTACATACATTGATGATGTAGTGGAAGGTGTGATGAAAATTATCCCTTCCCCTCCGCAAACCGGAATTCCGAGCATGGTTTATAACATGGGGTGCTCGTCACCGCTGCAATTGATGGATTTTATCGGTATTATCGAAAAGACAACGGGGAAAAAGGCCATTGTCGAAATGGCCGATATGCAACCCGGCGACGTTGTTTCCACTTTTGCCGATACGTCATTGCTAGAAGCCGACTTCGGGTACAAACCTTCCACGCCGGTTGAAACAGGGATCCGGAAGCTTTTTGAGTGGTTCAGCGATTACGAAGCGAAAAGACCGAGATAG